Proteins from a genomic interval of Trifolium pratense cultivar HEN17-A07 linkage group LG6, ARS_RC_1.1, whole genome shotgun sequence:
- the LOC123891633 gene encoding protein FAR1-RELATED SEQUENCE 5-like → MDLTSTSSGIAQMPVIDSSDTLADSLQCYSPTKKETWESLAFKSVEEVEKFYGDYALKSGFSIRILLKSRNNSQNQPTDKIHYLRYGCNKQGYKKGSLLDPKNKPKSESPVVVEFEKVKEKPEERVGCTAAIFLKLDETLNVFKIYKWDVPHCHPLHKPEHGCYLRSFRQVNEVQGQLAVINSKAGMSMRTSYEVMGQGVGGTDNLPFRFSDLKNYLMTNRQKEMLVGEATVIQDFFRNEALSKPSFYYDIQVDAAEDIASIFWADGIMQLDYALFGDVISFDTTYRTNNQYRPLAAFMGFDNHRTSVLFGAALLYDETAATFDWLFTTFLKCMSNKKPQSIYTDQATALLKSVPNIFEGVFHGLCSWHMAENAKKNLGSRANSAFFDELNILISNVETESDFDYNWDQMMKTCFDGRPTADFKWLVQTYRNRMHWSSAWVKSHFTAGLKTTQLSESFNAFLRRFLQPDHSLVIFFNHFNIMVQRMRDNHTELDFKAANTRAKNNYPNSQLMRSVVNKYTPTCFAFIHRQYDFSFKYFYEEVTPQVSAFDKVFKVFTIVHVDEPEEVDGVNYDDACNDGPSNRDVLDEEVAENLSPNFEKHDRLDERLVTIDIRAKRISCTCRMFENRGFLCRHVFKILEFLGGSVQYHGLKTIPAEYVLKRWCRDVRQSVKSTINVATEGATQAQRYQQICAVTVKLCTRVCADPEASQIFLNGVLEAGRKAEELLTSKGIHTVQSSVTPSKSSSVTPSKSCNTAAVSEASDAQKSTGPKFKKRPNPIRSKKRLKSDYELAREHQKFLIHRKRKQRGAEDLKGKEAAD, encoded by the exons ATGGATTTGACATCAACTTCATCTGGAATTGCCCAAATGCCTGTTATTGATAGTTCAGACACACTTGCTGATAGTTTGCAATGCTACTCTCCTACTAAAAAAGAAACTTGGGAGTCTCTTGCTTTTAAATCGGTTGAAGAGGTTGAAAAATTTTATGGTGATTATGCACTTAAAAGTGGGTTTTCAATTCGGATTTTGTTAAAATCAAGAAACAATTCACAGAATCAGCCAACTGATAAAATACACTATCTACGATATGGATGTAACAAACAAGGTTACAAGAAAGGAAGTTTGCTTGATCCGAAGAACAAGCCAAAATCAGAGAGTCCGGTTGTGGTTGAATTTgagaaagtaaaagaaaaacctGAGGAAAGGGTTGGTTGTACAGCTGCCATATTTTTGAAGTTGGATGAAACTCTGAATGTCTTTAAGATATACAAATGGGATGTGCCCCATTGTCATCCGTTACATAAACCGGAACATGGATGTTACTTGAGATCATTCAGACAAGTCAATGAAGTGCAAGGACAGCTTGCTGTAATAAATTCGAAAGCCGGGATGTCGATGAGAACTTCTTATGAAGTCATGGGTCAGGGAGTTGGAGGAACAGATAACTTGCCTTTTCGATTTTCGGATTTAAAGAATTATCTGATGACAAATCGGCAAAAAGAGATGCTAGTTGGTGAGGCAACCGTGATTCAAGATTTTTTTAGAAATGAAGCTCTGTCGAAACCATCCTTTTATTATGATATTCAAGTTGATGCTGCGGAAGATATAGCTAGTATTTTTTGGGCAGATGGGATTATGCAGCTTGATTATGCCTTATTTGGTGATGTTATAAGCTTTGATACAACTTACCGAACCAATAATCAGTATCGCCCTTTAG CTGCATTCATGGGCTTTGACAATCATCGTACAAGTGTGTTATTTGGCGCTGCCCTGTTGTATGACGAGACTGCAGCAACTTTTGACTGGTTGTTTACAACATTTTTGAAATGTATGTCCAATAAAAAACCACAATCGATATACACGGATCAGGCGACTGCATTGTTGAAGTCAGTTCCAAATATTTTTGAAGGTGTTTTTCATGGACTTTGCTCATGGCATATGGCAGAGAATGCAAAGAAGAATCTCGGGTCTCGTGCAAATAGTGCTTTTTTTGATgagttgaatattttgatttcaaATGTTGAGACTGAATCAGATTTTGATTACAATTGGGATCAGATGATGAAAACCTGTTTTGATGGAAGGCCAACTGCAGACTTTAAGTGGCTTGTTCAAACTTACAGGAATCGTATGCATTGGTCTTCAGCTTGGGTCAAATCTCATTTTACTGCTGGTTTGAAAACAACTCAATTAAGTGAGTCCTTCAATGCCTTTCTCCGTCGTTTTCTACAGCCTGATCATTCACTTGTTATATTCTTCAATCATTTTAATATTATGGTCCAGAGAATGAGGGATAATCATACTGAGTTAGACTTTAAGGCTGCAAACACTAGAGCAAAAAACAATTATCCCAACAGTCAACTGATGCGGTCAGTTGTAAACAAATACACCCCAACTTGCTTTGCATTCATTCATAGGCAGtatgatttttctttcaaatacttTTATGAAGAGGTCACACCCCAAGTTTCTGCATTTGATAAGGTTTTCAAAGTTTTTACAATTGTACATGTTGATGAACCTGAGGAAGTAGATGGTGTTAATTATGATGATGCTTGTAATGATGGGCCTTCAAACCGTGATGTTTTGGATGAAGAAGTTGCTGAAAACCTTTCCCCAAACTTTGAAAAGCATGATCGACTTGATGAACGGCTTGTGACAATTGATATTAGGGCCAAACGTATTAGCTGCACATGCCGTATGTTTGAGAACAGGGGTTTCTTGTGTCGACATGTTTTCAAAATATTGGAGTTTTTAGGTGGTTCTGTGCAATATCATGGTTTGAAGACAATACCTGCAGAATATGTGTTAAAGCGTTGGTGTAGAGATGTGCGTCAGTCTGTTAAATCTACTATCAATGTTGCCACTGAAGGCGCGACTCAAGCACAACGATATCAACAAATTTGTGCTGTTACAGTTAAGCTTTGTACACGTGTTTGTGCAGATCCTGAGgcttctcaaatttttcttaaTGGTGTTCTTGAAGCTGGGAGAAAGGCAGAGGAGTTGCTTACTTCGAAAGGTATTCATACAGTTCAATCTTCCGTGACGCCATCTAAGTCATCTTCCGTTACGCCATCTAAGTCTTGCAATACAGCAGCTGTCAGTGAAGCATCTGATGCTCAAAAGTCGACTGGTCCAAAGTTCAAAAAAAGACCAAATCCAATTAGATCAAAGAAACGACTTAAAAGTGATTATGAATTGGCTAGAGAACACCAGAAATTCCTTATACACCGGAAGAGAAAACAGAGAGGGGCTGAGGATTTAAAGGGGAAAGAGGCTGCTGATTGA
- the LOC123890443 gene encoding uncharacterized protein LOC123890443, whose amino-acid sequence MLYSDNTYPERRRAVKKSKYLASPYDDVVHKSAATELQKKLSTYAWNPELDKDHIMYCSDNKAHLYSLQRADFWTLQKDEWVSCFVINSWVNCLNWNQQDNMTRLVTPLVNYFDMERMPPVTKSIAHWRFVDRLKNFKYMDWKAIDPTKLEYIMTPAIAGNPGSHYVCFVVNFKSHKFEFLNSLTGGGEKLQLPNGEPSLYKQMFDVWLNEVEAFVTELYKLWKIKMPFQFTTFNWDTPKVPTQVDSDNCGVFCMKFLDEWGGEMQSFKGWSKLRKHGDNGKIAKIMDLRIDLCSAILTNSSNSRKEQVLKDAT is encoded by the exons ATGCTTTATTCTGATAATACATATCCTGAGCGTCGACGGGCGGTGAAGAAATCGAAATACCTTGCAAGCCCATATGATGACGTTGTCCACAAGTCTGCTGCAACGGAGTTGCAGAAAAAATTATCAACATATGCTTGGAACCCGGAGCTTGATAA GGATCACATTATGTACTGCTCAGACAACAAGGCTCATTTGTATTCTCTACAAAGGGCTGACTTCTGGACACTTCAAAAAGATGAATGGGTATCATGCTTTGTCATAAACAGTTGggttaattgtttaaattggaATCAGCAGGACAACATGACAAGACTAGTGACACCATTGGTTAATTAT TTTGACATGGAAAGAATGCCTCCTGTAACTAAATCAATTGCGCACTGGAGATTCGTTGACAGACTGAAAAATTTTAAGTACATGGATTGGAAGGCCATTGACCCTACAAAGCTAGAATAC ATCATGACACCAGCAATAGCTGGCAATCCAGGAAGCCATTATGTCTGCTTTGTCGTCAATTTTAAAAGCCACAAATTTGAATTCCTAAACAGCTTGACGGGGGGAGGAGAGAAATTGCAGTTACCAAATGGTGAACCTAGCTTATACAAACAGATGTTTGATGTTTGGCTGAATGAGGTGGAAGCATTTGTGACAGAATTATATAAGTTATGGAAAATCAAAATGCCTTTCCAATTCACCACATTCAATTGGGATACACCAAAGGTGCCTACTCAAGTTGATTCAGACAATTGTGGAGTGTTTTGCATGAAGTTTCTTGATGAATGGGGTGGTGAAATGCAATCTTTCAAAGGTTGGTCCAAACTTAGGAAACATGGGGACAATGGAAAGATTGCAAAAATTATGGATCTCCGCATTGATCTATGTTCAGCTATATTAACCAACTCTAGCAATTCCAGAAAAGAACAAGTGCTGAAGGATGCAActtga
- the LOC123891634 gene encoding uncharacterized protein LOC123891634: protein MKKTTQVKKSKNVQELPSFSIGLTPSDEDKRNDTDSSSSGGQKHKRKTGDAKDNEKKNKKKKEHKKGDESIASRGRNKKPQIEAQDSDETSSDDENERNGKKVSCAVENVKQDMVKKDSDADARLRHKMSVPKVYDLMHSVHVKKRRDEIIDQLNNCGFGGMLHICNWTRIHTFFIDWVVRRFEKEHMWIRLSDTEVLELKEDDVHRVYELPMAGKKIDTNLCSDGAIRRLRKELGLTGDYSPVVKVAELERILKTIEKPKTWVKGIICFIIHNILCPTNKGNVSLQYADILEDPAGVSSYNWCSHVLDYMKKGLQSPGVLNPLADFHFLMINYMDKMGKRSPFLTGKYKRPSLRDWDVKAANQELAKIHDIMGLENGLTAGVTSLYRPAEGPLVLCFDADTCPLSKAEMYLNHCRSCINIYTRSAATLERRIAEATVGTSGKKDAVPEETKTDKDNSMEAQAETEKNNSSNKDNDADKHNDEGLNNDNDAEDEINAKSIDEDDNDEKDEINAVIIDEDDNDEEDEIITKMIDDSVKAATKIIDDSVKLTMTPETNNVGLTLTQETIMKFPEFFDGAEASNTGFDKNHSVSQGTDSVTQETISKFPEFFDGAEASYAELNNDDLVKKDSVPQETDSELVLVPDAMHQENPTKSDSNVVIK, encoded by the exons ATGAAGAAAACGACACAG GTGAAAAAATCAAAGAACGTACAGGAATTGCCATCCTTCAGTATCGGGCTGACACCGTCAGATGAGGATAAAAGGAATGACACCGATTCATCATCCAGTGGTGGTCAAAAACATAAGCGAAAAACAGGAGATGCAAAAGATAatgaaaagaagaataaaaaaaagaaggaacatAAAAAGGGTGATGAAAGCATTGCTTCTCGTGGTCGTAATAAGAAACCACAAATAGAGGCACAAGATTCCGATGAGACAAGTTCGgatgatgaaaatgaaaggAATGGTAAGAAAGTTTCTTGTGCTGTTGAAAATGTGAAACAAGATATGGTGAAGAAAGATTCTGATGCAGATGCAAGACTGAGGCATAAGATGAGTGTACCTAAGGTCTATGACCTTATGCATTCAGTACATGTCAAAAAAAGGAGAGACGAAATAATTGACCAACTAAACAACTGTGGCTTTGGAGGGATGCTACATATCTGTAACTGGACAAGGATCCACACCTTTTTTATCGATTGGGTTGTCAGAAGATTTGAAAAGGAACATATGTGGATAAGATTGAGCGATACGGAGGTCCTAGAGTTGAAAGAGGATGATGTGCATAGAGTCTATGAACTTCCAATGGCTGGAAAGAAGATAGACACTAATCTTTGCTCTGATGGAGCAATTAGAAGGCTAAGGAAGGAATTGGGATTGACTGGAGATTATTCTCCAGTTGTGAAGGTTGCTGAATTAGAAAGGATACTGAAGACTATAGAAAAACCTAAAACATGGGTGAAGGGTATAATTTGTTTCATCATTCATAACATTTTGTGCCCGACTAATAAAGGCAATGTGTCACTGCAGTATGCAGATATTTTAGAAGATCCAGCCGGTGTATCTTCATATAACTGGTGTTCACATGTTCTAGACTATATGAAAAAAGGCCTGCAATCTCCAGGAGTTTTAAATCCATTAGCAGATTTCCACTTCCTAATG ATTAACTACATGGATAAAATGGGGAAACGAAGCCCATTTTTGACGGGCAAATACAAGCGGCCATCCCTTCGTGATTGGGATGTCAAGGCGGCAAACCAGGAACTTGCCAAGATCCATGATATCATGGGGCTTGAAAATGGATTGACAGCCGGGGTAACAAGTCTGTACAGACCCGCAGAAGGTCCGCTTGTACTGTGTTTTGATGCAGACACATGCCCACTGTCTAAG GCAGAAATGTATCTTAATCACTGTAGGTCTTGTATAAATATCTATACTAGATCCGCAGCAACATTGGAACGACGAATAGCTGAGGCAACTGTCGGAACTTCTGGGAAAAAAGATGCAGTCCCAGAAGAAACAAAAACTGACAAGGACAATTCAATGGAAGCCCAGGCTGAAACTGAAAAGAATAACAGTTCCAATAAAGACAATGATGCAGACAAGCACAATGATGAAGG GTTGAATAATGACAATGATGCAGAAGATGAGATCAATGCCAAAAGCATTGATGAAGATGACAATGATGAAAAGGATGAGATCAATGCCGTAATAATTGATGAGGATgacaatgatgaagaagatgagatCATTACCAAGATGATTGATGATTCAGTTAAGGCAGCAACCAAAATCATTGATGATTCAGTGAAGCTGACAATGACACCGGAAACAAACAATGTTGGACTCACATTAACACAGGAAACTATCATGAAGTTTCCGGAGTTTTTTGATGGGGCTGAAGCTTCAAACACAGG GTTCGATAAAAATCATTCAGTGTCACAAGGAACAGATTCAGTTACACAGGAAACTATCTCCAAGTTTCCAGAATTTTTTGATGGGGCTGAAGCTTCATATGCAGa GTTGAATAACGATGATTTAGTGAAAAAAGATTCAGTGCCACAGGAAACAGATTCTGAGCTAGTGTTGGTACCAGATGCGATGCATCAGGAGAACCCTACAAAATCTGACTCGAATGTAGTCATAAAGTAA
- the LOC123891635 gene encoding albumin-1 D-like → MVTSFGTSRGGTRGGLRKVEGCDKTWCDISSKYKGCGSGCSCLAWGIFGGNCIDGIFKEAVKEVNNVCESDEDCIKKGSGSICAYYPNSELQHGWCFTSNVEAERYFEVLSNPAVRKFFKQITHSNEKEFMKMALDNIATT, encoded by the exons ATGGTGACCTCATTTGGAACAAGCAGAGGCGGTACTAGGGGTGGGCTGAG AAAGGTAGAAGGATGTGACAAGACATGGTGTGATATAAGTAGCAAATATAAAGGTTGTGGGAGTGGTTGTAGTTGTCTTGCGTGGGGAATTTTTGGTGGTAATTGCATCGATGGAATTTTCAAGGAAGCAGTGAAAGAAGTTAATAACGTATGTGAATCTGACGAAGACTGCATCAAGAAGGGAAGTGGGAGCATTTGCGCTTATTATCCTAATTCTGAACTCCAACATGGCTGGTGTTTTACCTCTAACGTTGAAGCAGAACGCTACTTCGAGGTTCTCTCTAACCCTGCAGTAAGGAAGTTCTTCAAACAAATCACTCACTCCAATGAAAAAGAATTCATGAAGATGGCTCTAGATAATATTGCCACTACTTAA
- the LOC123890444 gene encoding albumin-1 D-like — translation MKISLYIDASKNEEMQLKLNNCSLLVLSFDQTMAYVKHALVVIFLAAFVMFPMKKVEGCDKTWCTSINAYCGDGCGCLAWGIFGGNCIYRGYIKNAVREHYNLCESDDDCVKKGSGSICAYYPNSELEHGWCFTSNVEAERYFEVLSNPAVNNFFKKTTYSDEKEFVKMALE, via the exons ATGAAGATATCTCTATATATAGATGCATCCAAGAATGAAGAAATGCAACTCAAACTCAACAATTGTAGCTTGCTAGTTCTTTCTTTTGATCAAACAATGGCTTATGTTAAGCATGCTTTGGTTGTCATCTTTCTTGCCGCTTTCG TAATGTTTCCGATGAAGAAGGTAGAAGGATGTGACAAGACATGGTGTACCTCAATTAATGCATATTGTGGAGATGGTTGTGGTTGTCTGGCGTGGGGAATTTTTGGTGGTAATTGCATATACAGAGGTTATATTAAGAACGCAGTGAGAGAACATTACAACTTATGTGAATCTGACGACGACTGCGTCAAGAAGGGAAGTGGGAGCATCTGTGCTTATTATCCTAATTCTGAACTCGAACATGGATGGTGTTTTACCTCTAACGTTGAAGCAGAACGCTACTTCGAGGTTCTCTCTAACCCTGCTGTAAATAACTTCTTCAAGAAAACCACTTACTCCGATGAAAAAGAATTTGTGAAGATGGCTCTAGAATGA
- the LOC123891636 gene encoding albumin-1-like, with amino-acid sequence MAYVKHALVVIFLAAFVMFPMKKVEGCDKTWCTSINAYCGDSCGCLAWGIFGGNCIYRGYIKNAVREHYNLCESDDDCVKKGSGSICAYYPNSELEHGWCFTSNVEAELYFQR; translated from the exons ATGGCTTATGTTAAGCATGCTTTGGTTGTCATCTTTCTTGCCGCTTTCG TAATGTTTCCGATGAAGAAGGTAGAAGGATGTGACAAGACATGGTGTACCTCAATTAATGCATATTGTGGAGATAGTTGTGGTTGTCTGGCGTGGGGAATTTTTGGTGGTAATTGCATATACAGAGGTTATATTAAGAACGCAGTGAGAGAACATTACAACTTATGTGAATCTGACGACGACTGCGTCAAGAAGGGAAGTGGGAGCATCTGTGCTTATTATCCTAATTCTGAACTCGAACATGGATGGTGTTTTACCTCTAACGTTGAAGCAGAACTCTACTTTCAACGTTGA